From a single Candidatus Babeliales bacterium genomic region:
- the rplW gene encoding 50S ribosomal protein L23, which produces MALKIYDIIQGPAVTEKASKLVSNQKKVVLKIHPKANKPMVKEALEKLFNVKVENIRTIVRKGKVRTFKRMKSTGKLTKRAIVTLKPGYSLDVAESAPEQQAS; this is translated from the coding sequence ATGGCTTTAAAAATTTATGATATAATTCAAGGTCCGGCAGTTACGGAAAAAGCTTCTAAATTGGTTTCTAATCAAAAAAAAGTTGTATTAAAAATTCATCCAAAAGCTAATAAGCCTATGGTTAAAGAAGCATTAGAGAAATTATTTAATGTAAAAGTAGAGAATATCAGAACAATAGTCCGTAAAGGAAAAGTACGAACATTTAAACGTATGAAATCAACGGGTAAATTAACTAAACGAGCTATTGTTACACTAAAGCCGGGATATTCACTGGATGTTGCCGAGTCGGCACCTGAGCAACAAGCTAGCTAA